From Cellulomonas oligotrophica, a single genomic window includes:
- a CDS encoding sensor histidine kinase, which produces MSRGAAAPRPGWPALSLRSRLTALSTAAVAGALVLGALALSGVLQAARVGALDAVVQERSTALAALVADDRVPATLPVAEPGEVAQVLDAAGGVLATSTTASRTLPVASPDVLAGWRERAAAEPDDVLVLTTPDSAYDTSARAAVRAATLAGEPVTVVTTVPLTEVEGLVHALRLALLLVVPVLTAGVGLVIWFVIGRALRPVEALRRGADAVARTGGPGALPVPTADDEIGALARTLNTMLDRLRVAADRQRTFVADAAHELRSPVAAARAAVEVARAHPEAYPVQELLDDLTPEVGRMQALVDDLLVLARVGATPVARAPVDLRALADDVVDGVRAAARGATARTVDVTVVGRGGALAGEDGVRRVLRNLVDNAVRHARSAVVVRVDDARLVVDDDGPGIAPEQREAVFERFVRLDDARQRDAGGTGLGLAIAREVAVDLGGSVRLEQAPTGGLRAVVDLAPVDVSRAGA; this is translated from the coding sequence GTGAGCCGCGGCGCGGCCGCACCCCGTCCCGGCTGGCCGGCCCTGTCGCTGCGCTCACGGCTGACGGCGCTGTCCACCGCGGCGGTCGCCGGCGCCCTGGTGCTCGGCGCCCTCGCCCTGTCGGGCGTCCTGCAGGCCGCCCGGGTGGGCGCCCTCGACGCCGTCGTGCAGGAGCGGTCCACGGCCCTGGCGGCCCTCGTCGCCGACGACCGGGTGCCGGCCACGCTGCCCGTGGCGGAGCCCGGCGAGGTCGCGCAGGTCCTCGACGCCGCGGGCGGCGTCCTCGCCACGTCGACGACGGCGAGCCGCACCCTGCCCGTGGCCTCCCCGGACGTCCTGGCGGGCTGGCGCGAGCGCGCCGCGGCCGAGCCCGACGACGTCCTCGTCCTGACCACCCCCGACAGCGCCTACGACACCTCGGCCCGCGCGGCCGTCCGGGCCGCCACGCTCGCCGGGGAGCCGGTGACCGTCGTCACCACCGTCCCGCTCACCGAGGTCGAGGGGCTCGTGCACGCCCTGCGCCTGGCGCTCCTGCTGGTCGTCCCCGTGCTCACCGCCGGCGTGGGGCTGGTCATCTGGTTCGTCATCGGCCGGGCCCTGCGCCCCGTCGAGGCCCTGCGCCGCGGCGCCGACGCCGTCGCCCGCACCGGCGGACCGGGCGCTCTGCCCGTGCCGACCGCCGACGACGAGATCGGAGCTCTGGCCCGCACCCTCAACACGATGCTCGACCGGCTGCGGGTCGCCGCCGACCGCCAGCGCACGTTCGTCGCCGACGCCGCGCACGAGCTGCGCTCGCCCGTCGCCGCGGCCCGCGCGGCCGTCGAGGTCGCCCGCGCCCACCCCGAGGCGTACCCCGTGCAGGAGCTGCTCGACGACCTGACACCCGAGGTGGGACGCATGCAGGCCCTCGTCGACGACCTCCTCGTGCTGGCCCGCGTCGGGGCGACGCCCGTCGCCCGCGCGCCGGTCGACCTGCGCGCGCTGGCGGACGACGTGGTCGACGGGGTGCGCGCCGCGGCACGCGGGGCGACGGCGCGCACGGTCGACGTGACGGTCGTCGGGCGGGGCGGCGCGCTCGCGGGGGAGGACGGGGTCCGTCGCGTGCTGCGCAACCTCGTGGACAACGCGGTCCGGCACGCGCGCTCCGCGGTCGTGGTGCGCGTCGACGACGCGCGCCTGGTGGTCGACGACGACGGGCCCGGCATCGCCCCGGAGCAGCGCGAGGCGGTGTTCGAGCGGTTCGTGCGGCTCGACGATGCCCGGCAGCGCGACGCCGGCGGCACCGGGCTCGGTCTGGCGATCGCCCGCGAGGTGGCCGTGGACCTCGGCGGCTCCGTGCGCCTGGAGCAGGCCCCCACGGGCGGGCTGCGGGCGGTCGTGGACCTGGCGCCCGTGGACGTGTCCCGCGCCGGGGCCTGA
- a CDS encoding response regulator transcription factor, producing MRVLVVDDEQGLVRALRRGLSAEGFTVDVAHDGATGLAKALVGDYDAVVLDIMLPGVHGYDVLRRLREQDVWTPVLMLSAKDGEHDVADGLDLGADDYLTKPFSFVVLVARLRALVRRQSGPRPAVLRVGDLELDPAARSVTRAGAPVDLTARELTLLEHLMRHADRVVPKLELLDHVFDTGGEDPNVVEVYVGYLRRKLGRDAVRTVRGAGYRVAG from the coding sequence GTGCGGGTCCTGGTGGTCGACGACGAGCAGGGGCTGGTCCGCGCCCTGCGCCGGGGCCTGTCCGCCGAGGGGTTCACGGTCGACGTCGCCCACGACGGGGCGACGGGCCTGGCGAAGGCGCTCGTCGGGGACTACGACGCCGTGGTGCTCGACATCATGCTGCCCGGCGTGCACGGCTACGACGTGCTGCGCCGGCTGCGCGAGCAGGACGTCTGGACGCCCGTGCTGATGCTCTCGGCCAAGGACGGGGAGCACGACGTCGCCGACGGGCTCGACCTCGGGGCCGACGACTACCTCACCAAGCCGTTCTCGTTCGTCGTCCTCGTGGCGCGGCTGCGGGCCCTCGTGCGCCGGCAGTCGGGCCCCCGGCCGGCCGTCCTGCGCGTGGGCGACCTCGAGCTCGACCCTGCGGCCCGGTCCGTGACCCGTGCGGGGGCACCGGTCGACCTGACGGCCCGCGAGCTCACGCTCCTGGAGCACCTCATGCGGCACGCCGACCGGGTCGTGCCCAAGCTCGAGCTGCTCGACCACGTCTTCGACACGGGGGGCGAGGACCCCAACGTCGTCGAGGTCTACGTCGGCTACCTGCGCCGCAAGCTCGGCCGGGACGCCGTCCGCACCGTGAGGGGCGCGGGCTACCGGGTGGCGGGGTGA
- a CDS encoding LolA family protein, with protein sequence MTTQTSSGAPRRLPSARARWAVPAVAALAVAGAFAAPPLLASADTDLPDVTAAELVARVAAAEPPALSGTVVHTARLGLPDVSFTQIGGADPVSLLSGSSTLRVWSDGQTRSRVALLGPTSEYSVVTDGAQAWTYSSSDDEVVHYTVADEDLARLEAAAQAAPEVAGDLPTPAEVGAQALAKAEEDATVGVDSPTTVAGRDAYQVVVTPTSSTTLVGRIVVAVDAQTSTPLRVQVWSSDDTQTPALEIGFTDVTFEAPDDAVLAFSPPPGASVRDVVVPVPEAEQVPDVPDATTGEPALPEGVNVTGSGWDAVVEVADVDVAGLLAADPTAVAEMALPDKTFGSEAAQGLVDEFVATDGTSPVPDLDATALYDQLTTPVDGGRLLTSALLSVLVTDDGRVLVGAVPAQTLQDLAG encoded by the coding sequence ATGACCACGCAGACGTCCTCCGGCGCCCCTCGGCGCCTGCCGTCGGCCCGCGCACGCTGGGCCGTCCCTGCTGTCGCCGCGCTCGCCGTGGCGGGGGCGTTCGCCGCGCCGCCGCTGCTGGCGTCGGCCGACACCGACCTCCCCGACGTCACGGCGGCCGAGCTCGTCGCGCGGGTCGCCGCCGCCGAGCCGCCCGCGCTGTCCGGGACGGTCGTGCACACCGCCCGCCTGGGGCTGCCCGACGTGTCGTTCACCCAGATCGGCGGGGCCGACCCGGTGAGCCTGCTGTCGGGCTCGTCGACGCTGCGCGTGTGGAGCGACGGGCAGACCCGCTCGCGGGTCGCGCTGCTCGGCCCGACGTCGGAGTACTCCGTCGTCACGGACGGTGCGCAGGCGTGGACGTACTCCTCGTCGGACGACGAGGTCGTGCACTACACCGTCGCGGACGAGGACCTGGCCCGGCTGGAGGCCGCCGCGCAGGCGGCCCCGGAGGTCGCCGGCGACCTGCCGACGCCCGCCGAGGTGGGTGCGCAGGCGCTCGCGAAGGCCGAGGAGGACGCCACGGTCGGCGTCGACTCCCCCACGACCGTCGCCGGGCGCGACGCGTACCAGGTGGTCGTGACCCCGACGAGCAGCACGACCCTGGTCGGCCGGATCGTCGTGGCCGTCGACGCGCAGACGTCGACGCCGCTGCGCGTGCAGGTGTGGTCCAGCGACGACACGCAGACCCCGGCCCTGGAGATCGGGTTCACGGACGTGACCTTCGAGGCCCCGGACGACGCCGTGCTGGCCTTCTCGCCGCCGCCCGGCGCCTCCGTGCGCGACGTGGTGGTGCCCGTGCCCGAGGCCGAGCAGGTCCCGGACGTTCCGGACGCCACGACGGGCGAGCCTGCGCTGCCCGAGGGCGTGAACGTCACCGGCTCCGGCTGGGACGCCGTCGTCGAGGTCGCCGACGTCGACGTGGCGGGCCTGCTCGCCGCCGACCCGACCGCCGTCGCCGAGATGGCCCTGCCGGACAAGACGTTCGGCTCGGAGGCCGCCCAGGGCCTCGTCGACGAGTTCGTGGCGACCGACGGCACCAGCCCTGTGCCCGACCTCGACGCGACCGCGCTGTACGACCAGCTGACCACGCCCGTCGACGGGGGGCGGCTGCTGACCTCGGCGCTGCTGTCCGTGCTGGTCACCGACGACGGCCGCGTCCTCGTGGGGGCCGTGCCGGCGCAGACGCTGCAGGACCTCGCCGGATGA
- a CDS encoding ABC transporter ATP-binding protein yields MTTTTGAGAAQAPAPARVESPAATSAVRTQGLTKRFRTGQVAVDGVDLHVPRGAVYGFLGPNGSGKTTTIRMLLGLVRPTAGQVHLLDEPMPAAGGRVLPRVGALVEGPAFQPYLSGRANLARVDAADATVDPRTSRRRADEALERVGLLAAADKRYRQYSLGMKQRLGLAAALLRPRDLLVLDEPTNGLDPQGTREVRTLVRDLAEAGTTVLVSSHLLAEIEQVCTHVGIMGRGRLLLQGPRAVLAERRTARVVVRTRPEHLDAARTVLVRLGLVDVRTEPGAQVAELTAALPPAPVPAGTSAPGPQDVAAALVRADVPLLGLDVRHPSLEEVFVELTGEGFDVAR; encoded by the coding sequence ATGACGACGACCACCGGGGCGGGCGCCGCGCAGGCGCCCGCCCCGGCGCGCGTCGAGTCTCCCGCCGCGACGAGCGCGGTGCGCACGCAGGGGCTGACCAAGCGGTTCCGCACCGGGCAGGTCGCGGTCGACGGCGTCGACCTGCACGTGCCTCGCGGTGCCGTGTACGGGTTCCTCGGGCCCAACGGCTCGGGGAAGACCACGACGATCCGCATGCTGCTGGGCCTCGTGCGGCCGACCGCGGGGCAGGTGCACCTGCTCGACGAGCCGATGCCCGCGGCCGGCGGGCGCGTGCTGCCCCGGGTGGGCGCGCTCGTGGAGGGCCCGGCGTTCCAGCCGTACCTCAGCGGTCGCGCGAACCTCGCCCGCGTGGACGCCGCCGACGCGACCGTCGACCCGCGCACGTCCCGGCGCCGCGCCGACGAGGCCCTGGAGCGCGTCGGCCTGCTCGCGGCCGCCGACAAGCGGTACCGGCAGTACTCGCTGGGCATGAAGCAGCGCCTCGGGCTGGCCGCGGCGCTGCTGCGACCCCGCGACCTGCTGGTGCTCGACGAGCCGACGAACGGGCTCGACCCCCAGGGCACGCGCGAGGTCCGCACGCTCGTGCGCGACCTCGCGGAGGCGGGCACGACGGTGCTGGTGTCGTCGCACCTGCTCGCCGAGATCGAGCAGGTCTGCACCCACGTCGGGATCATGGGCCGCGGGCGCCTGCTGCTGCAGGGCCCGCGGGCCGTCCTCGCCGAGCGCCGCACCGCGCGCGTCGTGGTCCGCACGCGGCCCGAGCACCTGGACGCGGCCCGCACCGTGCTGGTCCGGCTCGGGCTCGTGGACGTCCGCACCGAGCCGGGGGCGCAGGTCGCCGAGCTCACCGCCGCCCTGCCGCCCGCCCCCGTCCCGGCCGGCACCTCGGCGCCCGGACCGCAGGACGTCGCCGCGGCCCTCGTGCGCGCCGACGTGCCACTGCTGGGGCTCGACGTGCGCCACCCGTCGCTGGAAGAGGTCTTCGTGGAGCTGACCGGGGAGGGCTTCGATGTCGCCCGCTGA